The following coding sequences lie in one Euhalothece natronophila Z-M001 genomic window:
- a CDS encoding DUF3146 family protein, translated as MEGEVSAGSYQWWFQWQFRQGRLIVQPSLGKALIIEPLGRFLERCDYQLEPGGDYEFTIRAKL; from the coding sequence ATGGAAGGAGAAGTTAGCGCAGGTAGTTATCAATGGTGGTTTCAATGGCAATTTCGGCAAGGTCGTTTAATTGTGCAACCATCTCTAGGTAAAGCCTTAATTATTGAACCCTTAGGACGATTTTTAGAGCGATGTGACTATCAACTGGAACCAGGGGGAGACTATGAATTTACCATTCGAGCTAAACTCTAG
- a CDS encoding adenylyltransferase/cytidyltransferase family protein codes for MTKIYSLRELQATINENPKKWRPLVLTNGCFDLLHVGHVRYLQIAKSLGKSLVVGVNSDQSVRQIKPQPTNSPPRPIIPEQQRTEVLAALTAVDAAVVFSETTAVELIKALQPDIYAKGGDYTLESLPEAKTTQSYGGKIELITVEIPTSTSEIIRKISCSGS; via the coding sequence ATGACAAAAATATATTCCTTAAGGGAACTGCAAGCGACAATTAACGAAAATCCTAAAAAGTGGAGACCCTTAGTACTAACCAATGGTTGCTTTGATTTGTTGCACGTTGGTCATGTGCGATATTTGCAGATAGCAAAATCCCTAGGAAAATCTTTAGTAGTGGGAGTTAATAGCGATCAATCGGTTCGTCAAATTAAACCGCAACCGACTAATTCTCCACCTCGTCCTATTATCCCAGAACAACAACGAACAGAAGTTTTAGCTGCCTTAACTGCTGTTGATGCTGCTGTAGTTTTTTCAGAAACAACAGCAGTTGAATTAATTAAAGCCTTACAACCTGATATTTATGCAAAAGGAGGAGATTACACCCTAGAGTCTTTACCAGAAGCGAAAACGACGCAAAGCTATGGTGGCAAAATTGAATTAATTACTGTAGAAATTCCAACTTCTACTAGCGAGATTATCCGCAAAATTTCTTGTTCAGGTTCATAA
- a CDS encoding Dps family protein — protein MQTADPKTNQAPVNIGIEESDRQAIAEGLSHLLADTYSLYLKTHYFHWNVTGPMFHSLHQMFEEEYVELAQAVDEIAERIRTLGAVAPGSYSQFAELSSVPETRDVPSAQEMVRLLVEANEAVVRTARSVFPAAERANDEATADLVTERMRIHEKTAWMLRSMIE, from the coding sequence ATGCAAACTGCAGATCCCAAAACAAACCAAGCACCAGTTAATATTGGCATTGAAGAAAGTGATCGCCAAGCCATTGCCGAAGGACTCTCTCACCTTCTGGCTGATACCTACAGTTTATATCTAAAAACCCATTACTTCCACTGGAATGTTACCGGTCCCATGTTCCATTCTCTGCATCAAATGTTTGAAGAAGAATATGTGGAATTAGCGCAAGCGGTAGATGAGATTGCCGAGCGCATTCGGACACTAGGAGCAGTCGCCCCTGGTAGTTATAGCCAATTTGCAGAACTCTCTTCTGTTCCTGAAACCCGAGACGTTCCTTCTGCTCAAGAAATGGTACGCCTGCTGGTAGAAGCAAATGAAGCTGTTGTCCGAACTGCTCGCTCAGTTTTCCCAGCTGCGGAACGGGCAAACGATGAAGCAACTGCCGATTTAGTTACCGAACGGATGCGAATTCATGAAAAAACAGCTTGGATGCTACGGAGCATGATCGAATAA
- a CDS encoding DUF1815 family protein codes for MFTRLAHQHRQFIQDLVMNLQALATVLERRGYLASCYTCGQEMNSASFMVSLGDNHLIRFLVSDYGITWTEMCDDRELMKLEGAEAINQLQELANLLKTEVCQTNLETVTHSTHLTKTESEVNF; via the coding sequence GTGTTTACACGATTAGCTCACCAACACCGCCAATTTATTCAAGACCTCGTTATGAATTTGCAAGCTCTTGCTACTGTCTTAGAAAGACGAGGATATCTGGCTTCTTGCTATACCTGTGGTCAAGAGATGAACAGTGCTTCTTTTATGGTTAGCTTAGGAGATAATCACTTAATTCGGTTTCTCGTTTCTGACTATGGAATTACTTGGACAGAAATGTGTGATGATCGTGAACTGATGAAGCTAGAAGGGGCAGAAGCCATTAATCAACTACAAGAGCTTGCTAATCTATTGAAAACAGAAGTTTGTCAAACTAATCTCGAAACAGTTACCCACTCTACTCATTTGACCAAAACAGAAAGTGAAGTCAACTTCTAA
- the btpA gene encoding photosystem I biogenesis protein BtpA encodes MDLEQIFQTRHPVIGVVHLLPLPSSPRWGGNLQAVRERAEQEATALAAGGVDGIIIENFFDAPFAKNQVDPAVVSAMTLIVQRVMNLVMLPVGINVLRNDAKSAIAIASCVNAQFIRVNVLTGVMATDQGLIEGEAHELMRYRRELGSDIAIFADVCVKHAHPLATPTLATAVQETVERGLADGIIISGGMTGEPPQLKDLEEAANVAGGKPIFIGSGATWDNVPSFLKVADGVIVASSLKRNGDIHNPIDPIRVSQFVEAVREIESSPDETMSFYSKS; translated from the coding sequence GTGGACTTAGAACAAATTTTTCAAACCCGTCATCCCGTTATTGGTGTTGTTCACCTTTTGCCTCTTCCTTCTTCCCCTCGTTGGGGCGGAAACCTCCAAGCCGTGCGAGAACGTGCCGAACAAGAAGCGACGGCTCTTGCTGCTGGCGGTGTGGATGGAATTATTATCGAAAACTTTTTTGACGCTCCCTTTGCTAAAAATCAAGTTGATCCGGCCGTTGTTAGTGCCATGACCCTGATTGTACAGCGGGTGATGAATTTGGTGATGTTACCCGTGGGGATCAATGTCCTCCGTAATGATGCAAAAAGCGCGATCGCGATCGCGTCTTGTGTTAATGCTCAGTTTATTAGAGTTAATGTACTAACTGGCGTTATGGCAACTGATCAAGGATTAATTGAAGGTGAGGCTCACGAATTAATGCGGTATCGTCGCGAACTAGGATCAGATATTGCCATTTTTGCCGATGTCTGTGTTAAACACGCTCATCCCTTAGCAACTCCTACTTTAGCCACAGCCGTGCAAGAAACCGTTGAACGAGGATTAGCAGATGGCATAATTATCTCTGGTGGAATGACAGGAGAACCGCCACAATTAAAAGACCTAGAAGAAGCCGCCAATGTTGCGGGTGGAAAACCCATATTTATTGGTAGTGGCGCAACTTGGGATAATGTTCCGAGTTTCTTAAAAGTGGCTGATGGTGTAATTGTCGCTAGTTCCTTAAAAAGAAATGGTGATATTCATAATCCCATTGATCCAATTCGGGTTAGTCAGTTTGTGGAAGCAGTACGCGAAATTGAAAGCTCACCCGATGAAACGATGAGTTTCTACTCTAAAAGTTAA
- a CDS encoding YcjF family protein has translation MPSPRLLLLILSISVVLILMIWLVSAIYQLYIQIAFTAPILANLLLFLLMGVVIGLIGAVIYYFQGGFKRKGKKKKKKRHPNIKVPEEKNEAAQANLQAVKQQVKQIQDEVAQQALLEKSQALEANFSRQSFQVVVFGTVSAGKTSLVNALMGRVVGEVSAPMGTTKAGETYSLALPDIDQEIRVTDTPGILEAGILGTDREKLARELATEADLLLFVVDNDLRQSEYDPLSVLAGIGKRSLLIFNKTDLYTDEDQEAILEKLRSRTESYIASQDIISIAANPTPFHTDSGDTVQPEPDIMPLIKRLAAILRAEGADLIADNILLQSQRLGEEARRLIDSQRRRQADKVIERYQWVGAGVIAVTPLPVVDMLGTAAVNAQMVVEIGRIYGCEINMDRGRELALSLGRTLVSLGVVKGVIQMVSTALQMTVATYVVGKAVQGVSAAYLTRIAGKSFIEYFRQDQDWGDGGMTEVVKRQFQLNRRDEFVKSFLGEAIEKVVQPLMDEEEEDDDDHDNSNSDHVFKENLNTDDDWSDPPKQKLEDW, from the coding sequence ATGCCTTCGCCCCGTCTATTACTCTTAATTTTAAGCATCAGTGTGGTGCTCATACTGATGATTTGGTTGGTGAGTGCAATTTACCAACTTTATATTCAAATTGCCTTTACTGCGCCAATTTTAGCTAATTTACTGCTTTTCTTATTAATGGGGGTGGTTATCGGACTCATTGGGGCAGTAATCTACTATTTTCAAGGAGGATTTAAACGTAAAGGCAAGAAAAAAAAGAAAAAACGCCATCCCAATATTAAAGTTCCAGAAGAGAAAAATGAAGCTGCCCAAGCCAATTTACAGGCAGTGAAACAGCAAGTTAAACAAATTCAAGATGAAGTAGCCCAGCAAGCACTCTTAGAAAAATCTCAAGCTCTAGAAGCTAATTTTAGTCGTCAATCTTTCCAAGTTGTAGTGTTTGGTACCGTATCAGCTGGAAAAACGTCTTTAGTAAATGCATTAATGGGACGTGTTGTGGGAGAAGTTAGTGCGCCTATGGGCACCACCAAAGCAGGGGAAACCTATAGTTTGGCGTTACCAGATATTGATCAAGAAATAAGGGTAACTGATACCCCGGGAATTTTAGAGGCAGGTATATTAGGAACAGATCGGGAAAAATTAGCGCGAGAACTGGCTACAGAAGCTGATTTATTACTCTTTGTGGTGGATAATGATTTACGCCAATCAGAATATGATCCGTTGTCGGTGTTAGCAGGAATTGGTAAACGATCGCTGTTAATTTTTAATAAAACCGATCTCTACACAGATGAAGATCAAGAAGCAATTTTAGAAAAGCTAAGATCCCGCACTGAAAGCTATATTGCATCTCAAGATATCATCTCTATAGCAGCAAATCCTACCCCCTTTCACACAGATAGTGGAGATACAGTTCAACCAGAACCTGATATTATGCCCCTAATTAAACGGTTAGCTGCCATCCTACGGGCAGAGGGAGCCGACTTAATTGCTGATAATATCTTGCTACAATCGCAACGGTTAGGAGAAGAAGCTCGTCGTCTCATTGATAGCCAACGTCGCCGTCAAGCAGATAAGGTCATCGAACGTTATCAATGGGTAGGGGCAGGAGTGATTGCTGTAACACCGCTTCCCGTTGTGGATATGTTGGGCACAGCGGCGGTTAACGCTCAAATGGTGGTAGAAATTGGGAGAATTTACGGCTGTGAAATTAATATGGATCGCGGACGTGAATTAGCTCTCTCTTTAGGGAGAACTTTAGTTAGTTTGGGGGTTGTTAAAGGGGTAATACAAATGGTTTCTACCGCTTTACAGATGACAGTGGCTACTTATGTAGTGGGAAAAGCAGTCCAAGGAGTAAGTGCCGCTTATTTAACCCGCATTGCAGGAAAAAGTTTTATTGAATATTTCCGTCAAGATCAAGACTGGGGAGATGGAGGGATGACAGAAGTAGTGAAGCGCCAATTTCAACTGAATCGTCGGGATGAGTTTGTCAAATCTTTTCTTGGAGAGGCAATTGAAAAGGTTGTGCAACCATTGATGGATGAGGAAGAGGAAGATGATGATGATCATGATAATTCTAATTCAGATCATGTATTTAAGGAAAACCTTAATACTGATGATGATTGGTCAGATCCACCAAAACAGAAATTAGAAGATTGGTAA
- a CDS encoding GIY-YIG nuclease family protein has product MTSNSEIQALANLDFLPYLNENGEINPQLEKKIGVYGIFNSEKILQLVAYSRDIYTSLKQHLVRQPQSCYWVKLQTIDRPSRRVLAEIQQAWIEENGTVPPGNSLEQERWTEPIDATFAMTEAEKQEYNQGDEIAQTKLLKNVSRRVEAEIKQELSLRGVKMDIRFNPKLKEKGRLDLK; this is encoded by the coding sequence ATGACAAGTAACAGTGAGATTCAGGCTTTAGCAAACTTAGATTTTCTTCCCTACCTTAATGAAAATGGAGAAATTAACCCTCAACTAGAGAAAAAGATTGGCGTTTATGGGATTTTTAACTCGGAAAAAATACTGCAATTAGTGGCTTACTCTCGTGATATTTATACTAGCCTAAAACAGCATTTAGTTCGTCAACCCCAATCCTGTTACTGGGTAAAACTTCAAACCATTGACCGCCCCAGTCGTCGTGTTCTCGCTGAAATTCAGCAAGCCTGGATTGAAGAAAATGGAACAGTTCCCCCCGGAAACAGTCTAGAACAAGAAAGGTGGACAGAACCAATTGATGCCACATTCGCAATGACAGAAGCGGAAAAACAAGAGTATAATCAAGGGGACGAGATCGCGCAAACGAAACTCTTAAAAAATGTTTCCCGTCGAGTCGAAGCAGAAATTAAACAGGAACTGAGCTTACGTGGCGTTAAAATGGATATTCGGTTTAACCCCAAGCTCAAAGAAAAAGGACGGCTCGACTTAAAGTAG
- a CDS encoding serine/threonine-protein kinase — MTAVVLNNRYRVVRELGQGGFGQTFLAIDTHLPSERYCVIKQLYPIVSRPKQYQWIRERFQREAAILEALSRGNSQIPQLYAYFAESETFYLVQEYIEGLTLTEQVEKSGVLSEKQVTKILISLLKVLDYVHSQHIIHRDVKPDNIILRAGDSQPVLIDFGVVKEALGTVIDSERTHSIAIGTPGYMPSEQAAGRPVYSSDLYSLALTAVFLLSGEPPHTIESDPRTGELLWRKAVPRLHGNLAGVIDRALRFNPRDRFADANEMLAALMGSYSYTTEKQSSPSTLLQSPRTEVATVAATPYRSQSQPQPDERKGNSFLTTVAIIILIIFSAGGIGYGMVQIVEGLRQGNNDESVVTEPSPPLPSEEEETDRSSDEMQEREEEESPEPEIARDLEIELEPEPEPEPEPEIELEVETPVVVVPTAPVESDTESDSSIENVPVFTTGVSQEQVVDTLGEPTASRPGYWPNTQTLHYRVSPKLDLGFIFDRDTERLRQTEASFDPSVDLTVMEARLNQMLRGQLNSTIREALAQVYNGETDLRSFTIGEWKGIIQKNNQGRIYMGVWEQDLP, encoded by the coding sequence ATGACTGCTGTTGTTTTAAATAATCGGTATCGTGTAGTAAGAGAACTTGGACAGGGCGGGTTTGGTCAAACCTTTCTGGCCATAGATACTCATCTTCCGTCAGAACGCTATTGTGTGATTAAACAACTCTATCCCATTGTTTCGAGGCCCAAGCAGTATCAATGGATTCGAGAGCGGTTTCAACGAGAAGCAGCGATTTTAGAAGCGTTAAGCCGTGGTAACAGTCAGATTCCCCAACTCTATGCATATTTTGCTGAGTCAGAAACCTTTTACTTAGTTCAAGAGTATATCGAAGGGCTAACCCTAACTGAACAGGTAGAAAAGAGTGGAGTTTTATCAGAAAAGCAAGTTACTAAAATTCTGATTAGCCTGTTAAAAGTATTGGATTATGTTCATAGTCAGCATATTATCCACCGAGATGTTAAGCCCGATAATATTATTTTACGAGCTGGAGATTCCCAACCTGTTTTGATTGACTTTGGGGTAGTTAAAGAAGCACTGGGAACCGTAATCGATTCAGAACGCACTCATTCCATTGCCATTGGAACCCCTGGCTATATGCCCTCAGAGCAAGCAGCAGGGCGACCCGTTTATTCTAGCGACTTGTATAGTTTAGCTTTAACTGCGGTCTTTTTACTCAGTGGTGAACCGCCACATACCATTGAAAGTGACCCTCGGACTGGGGAGTTATTATGGCGAAAAGCTGTCCCTCGTTTACACGGTAACTTAGCAGGAGTGATTGATCGGGCTTTAAGGTTTAATCCGCGCGATCGTTTTGCCGATGCTAACGAAATGTTAGCCGCTTTAATGGGGTCTTACAGTTACACTACGGAAAAGCAATCCTCTCCCTCTACCTTATTACAGTCTCCTCGCACTGAAGTTGCAACAGTGGCAGCAACCCCTTATCGTTCTCAATCTCAACCACAACCTGATGAGCGTAAGGGAAATTCCTTTTTAACGACAGTTGCAATCATCATTCTAATAATTTTTAGCGCAGGGGGGATTGGTTATGGAATGGTACAAATTGTAGAGGGGCTTCGTCAGGGTAACAATGACGAGTCGGTAGTCACTGAACCAAGCCCGCCTCTTCCCTCGGAAGAAGAAGAAACAGATCGATCCTCTGATGAGATGCAGGAAAGAGAAGAAGAGGAATCTCCTGAGCCTGAAATTGCTCGTGATCTAGAAATTGAGCTAGAACCTGAACCTGAACCTGAACCTGAACCTGAAATTGAGTTAGAAGTTGAGACACCAGTAGTGGTTGTTCCTACAGCCCCCGTTGAATCAGACACTGAATCAGATAGCTCCATTGAAAATGTCCCTGTATTTACAACAGGGGTGAGTCAAGAGCAAGTGGTGGACACTTTAGGAGAACCCACCGCCAGTCGTCCTGGTTACTGGCCCAATACCCAAACGCTTCATTATCGAGTCTCTCCAAAACTCGATTTAGGATTTATCTTTGACCGTGATACAGAACGTTTAAGACAAACTGAGGCATCTTTTGATCCTTCAGTGGATTTGACGGTAATGGAAGCAAGATTAAATCAAATGTTGAGAGGGCAACTAAACTCAACAATTAGAGAAGCTCTCGCACAAGTCTATAATGGAGAAACCGATTTAAGGTCTTTTACCATTGGTGAATGGAAGGGAATTATCCAGAAAAATAATCAAGGAAGAATTTATATGGGTGTCTGGGAACAAGATTTGCCTTAA
- a CDS encoding GTP-binding protein, producing MTKSDSEPINSKNEARDELEDVIFSFEEITAEINYKQAQDSLRSIVENINLSPEEQSGLEAEINYLTAMLDKLDQSVVQIAAFGMVGRGKSSVLNALLGENVFQTGPLHGVTRTVGSANWELSEESLGNSDQEILRVSLPSNQQAQIQLIDTPGIDEVDGETRELMAHKIAKQADLILFIVAGDITKVEYKALSRLREVGKPMLLVFNKIDQYPEADRAAIYETICSDRVKELLSPEEVVMVAASPLEKRGIRRKDGSLGVKTQQGMPQVQELKRKILEILYREGKSLVALNTMLYADEVNDQILQRKLEIRSEAAEELIWKASLTKAVAVALNPVTVLDLFTGAVVDVAMIIALSRLYSIPMSQKAAIALLQKIAISMGGISASEVLTNLGLSSLKGILGLSTPVTGGASFIPYVSVAITQAGVAGVSSYAIGHVTNTYLANGASWGVDGPKSVVKNILDSLDEESILNRIKGELQEKLFGNETVQNS from the coding sequence GTGACTAAATCCGATTCTGAGCCCATTAACTCTAAAAACGAAGCAAGAGATGAGTTAGAAGACGTAATTTTTAGCTTTGAAGAGATTACGGCTGAAATTAACTATAAACAGGCTCAGGACTCCCTCAGAAGCATTGTAGAGAATATAAATCTTAGCCCAGAGGAACAGTCAGGTTTAGAAGCGGAAATTAATTACCTTACCGCCATGTTGGATAAGTTGGATCAGTCGGTGGTACAAATTGCTGCCTTTGGCATGGTGGGCAGAGGAAAGTCTTCAGTATTAAATGCGTTGTTAGGAGAAAATGTATTTCAAACTGGCCCTTTACATGGGGTGACGCGCACTGTGGGGAGTGCCAATTGGGAATTAAGCGAGGAAAGTTTAGGCAATAGTGATCAAGAGATTTTGCGAGTATCTTTACCCAGTAATCAACAGGCACAAATTCAGTTAATTGATACCCCTGGTATTGATGAAGTGGATGGGGAAACTCGGGAGTTGATGGCGCATAAAATTGCGAAACAGGCGGATCTAATTCTGTTTATTGTGGCTGGGGATATTACCAAGGTTGAATATAAGGCTTTGTCTCGGTTACGGGAAGTGGGAAAACCGATGCTGTTGGTATTTAATAAAATTGATCAGTATCCTGAAGCCGATCGCGCGGCGATTTATGAGACTATTTGCAGCGATCGCGTTAAGGAATTACTTAGCCCAGAGGAAGTTGTCATGGTGGCAGCCTCACCGTTAGAAAAACGGGGCATTCGCCGCAAAGATGGTAGTTTGGGAGTAAAAACCCAACAGGGAATGCCGCAAGTTCAGGAATTAAAGCGGAAAATCCTTGAAATTCTCTATCGGGAAGGAAAATCTCTCGTTGCCCTCAATACCATGCTGTATGCTGACGAAGTCAATGATCAGATTTTACAGCGAAAATTAGAAATTCGTTCAGAAGCGGCCGAAGAATTAATTTGGAAAGCCTCCCTCACAAAAGCTGTTGCTGTCGCCCTTAATCCAGTGACTGTATTAGACTTATTTACAGGGGCAGTGGTAGATGTGGCAATGATTATTGCTTTATCACGTCTCTATAGCATTCCCATGAGTCAAAAAGCCGCGATCGCGCTTTTACAGAAAATTGCCATTAGTATGGGGGGTATTAGTGCTAGTGAAGTATTAACTAATCTAGGATTAAGTTCTCTCAAAGGAATTTTAGGGTTATCGACACCGGTAACAGGGGGTGCTTCCTTTATTCCTTATGTTTCTGTTGCTATTACCCAAGCCGGGGTCGCAGGAGTGTCTTCCTATGCTATTGGTCATGTTACCAATACTTATCTTGCCAATGGAGCTTCTTGGGGAGTAGATGGTCCCAAATCAGTAGTTAAAAATATTCTTGATTCTTTAGATGAGGAATCAATTTTAAATCGTATTAAGGGAGAGTTACAAGAAAAATTATTTGGTAACGAGACCGTCCAAAATAGTTAA
- a CDS encoding matrixin family metalloprotease produces the protein MKNVLVMMGVSAFYWKMLRVIFITFVTTLVIIVTSNIGSSEPPADFPDPKSHPLPSALAVWEVKEEVGDYFSEVKESPLGYLVWSEFPITVFLDLSASKPREQEWVEAVETAIAEWNDYIPLKEVDDRATADIIIARSRPPVNIQRNPETGQREFGRARTARTRYEFDLEDSRLIHRMFIDITPNQPKQRTLATARHEIGHGLGIWGHSEDKNDALYYSHVRDSPKISPRDVNTLRKIYEQPTRLGWKIEQ, from the coding sequence ATGAAAAATGTTTTAGTCATGATGGGAGTTTCTGCCTTTTATTGGAAAATGTTAAGGGTGATTTTTATCACATTTGTGACGACATTAGTGATTATAGTCACTTCTAATATTGGCAGTTCAGAACCCCCGGCAGATTTCCCTGATCCGAAATCCCATCCTTTACCTTCAGCTTTAGCAGTGTGGGAAGTTAAGGAGGAGGTAGGAGACTATTTTTCGGAGGTCAAGGAAAGCCCTTTAGGTTATTTGGTTTGGTCAGAGTTTCCGATCACAGTTTTTTTAGACCTATCGGCTTCTAAACCACGGGAACAAGAATGGGTAGAGGCGGTAGAAACAGCGATCGCTGAATGGAATGATTATATTCCTCTCAAAGAAGTTGATGATCGTGCTACTGCAGATATAATAATTGCGCGATCGCGCCCTCCTGTAAACATTCAACGTAACCCCGAAACCGGTCAACGGGAATTTGGACGCGCCCGAACTGCCCGCACTCGTTACGAGTTTGATTTAGAAGACTCTCGTCTGATTCATCGAATGTTCATTGATATTACCCCGAATCAGCCCAAACAACGCACCCTCGCCACAGCGCGACATGAAATTGGTCATGGGTTAGGGATTTGGGGACACAGTGAAGATAAAAATGATGCTTTATATTATTCTCATGTTCGCGACTCTCCTAAAATTTCCCCTCGAGATGTTAATACCCTGAGAAAAATTTATGAACAGCCCACTCGGTTAGGGTGGAAAATTGAACAGTAA
- a CDS encoding nucleoside recognition domain-containing protein translates to MVRLFPEVPPDHPAMSAMILNMAANALGLGNAATPMGLKAMAELNKLNPVPGAATNAMCLFLAINTSSLTLLPISAISVRASAGASNPGAIILPSIIATACSTAIAILMSKFLARRETPPETLEENTEETVNSSVASESSDLFTDEPNPDTEREPPGIIGRLLFGGLALAFLIVVTYRLTVHGTPNLFDTEVMSVISDWLLPLLICTLLLFGYFRGVKVYEVLTEGAKEGFQIAVRIIPFLVAIFVAIGMFRESGALDLITDLITPITALINFPAEALPMALIRPLSGSGAFGVMSELVNNDPDSFLAYLVSTMQGSTETTFYVMAVYFGSIGVLRTRHTLPAALAADVTGIIAALIICQLTFS, encoded by the coding sequence ATGGTCAGACTATTTCCAGAAGTTCCTCCTGATCATCCTGCAATGTCAGCAATGATTTTAAATATGGCTGCCAATGCTTTAGGGTTAGGGAACGCGGCAACTCCCATGGGCTTAAAGGCAATGGCAGAACTTAATAAGCTCAATCCTGTTCCAGGTGCGGCGACAAATGCAATGTGTCTTTTCTTAGCCATTAATACCTCTTCCCTGACACTATTACCGATTAGTGCGATCAGTGTGCGAGCGAGTGCTGGTGCTTCTAATCCGGGAGCAATTATTTTACCGTCGATTATTGCCACGGCTTGTTCCACCGCGATCGCGATTTTAATGTCTAAATTTCTGGCGCGACGAGAAACCCCTCCAGAGACACTTGAGGAAAACACGGAGGAAACAGTTAATTCTTCAGTAGCTTCTGAGTCATCTGATTTATTCACTGACGAACCTAATCCTGATACTGAGCGAGAACCCCCAGGTATCATCGGTCGTCTTTTATTTGGGGGATTAGCCCTTGCCTTCCTCATTGTGGTTACTTATCGGTTGACAGTTCACGGGACACCTAACCTCTTTGATACGGAAGTAATGAGTGTAATTTCCGATTGGTTATTGCCACTTTTAATCTGTACATTACTATTATTTGGCTATTTTCGTGGGGTAAAAGTCTATGAAGTTCTCACAGAAGGAGCGAAAGAGGGTTTTCAAATTGCAGTTCGCATTATCCCCTTTTTGGTTGCCATTTTTGTTGCCATTGGGATGTTTCGAGAAAGTGGGGCATTAGATTTAATTACCGATCTCATTACCCCGATTACTGCTCTAATTAATTTTCCAGCCGAAGCCTTACCCATGGCTCTCATTCGCCCTTTATCAGGAAGTGGGGCATTTGGTGTCATGTCAGAACTTGTTAATAATGATCCTGACAGCTTCTTAGCTTATTTAGTTTCTACAATGCAGGGATCAACGGAAACTACCTTCTATGTGATGGCAGTTTATTTTGGTAGCATTGGGGTTCTCCGTACTCGCCACACCCTTCCAGCTGCTTTAGCCGCAGATGTTACAGGAATTATTGCAGCCTTAATCATTTGCCAGTTAACGTTTAGTTAG
- a CDS encoding ParB N-terminal domain-containing protein, which yields MEIKEIPLNAIRRPLPRQNDPEKVKALMDSIAEEGLREPIDVLEVEGNYYGFSGCHRYEAHQRLGKETIKCRVRRAPRAVLQKHLA from the coding sequence ATGGAAATTAAGGAAATTCCACTCAATGCGATTCGTCGTCCACTCCCACGGCAAAATGATCCAGAAAAAGTTAAAGCACTGATGGACTCAATTGCAGAGGAAGGATTGCGTGAACCCATTGATGTGCTAGAAGTGGAAGGAAATTATTACGGCTTTTCTGGTTGCCATCGCTACGAAGCCCATCAGCGTTTAGGAAAAGAAACCATTAAATGTCGGGTTCGTCGCGCCCCCCGTGCTGTTCTTCAGAAACATCTGGCTTAA